A stretch of the Leptospira bandrabouensis genome encodes the following:
- a CDS encoding ParA family protein, which translates to MITIAVANQKGGEGKTTTSLNLAMGLARRNLKTLLIDMDPQANSTGIFLNPETVEKDLAHLFQNSANLKEIITPAYNEHLWVAPSSMRLAEMETVSVNSVEAPYILRDSLSTIKEFDFVIIDCPPSLSIFTVNSLVAANYVLIPLQAEKFSMDGIMGLQQTISSIKKRINPDLEILGALITQLKPQTLLTKTILPVLTKYFRIFDHTISDGVAIGESHLAKKSVFDYNKTSRQSQEYEGFIEEVLNELKK; encoded by the coding sequence ATGATCACCATTGCAGTTGCAAACCAAAAAGGCGGAGAAGGGAAAACAACTACTTCTTTGAATCTTGCTATGGGGTTGGCCCGTCGCAATCTAAAAACCCTACTCATCGATATGGACCCACAGGCCAATTCCACCGGAATTTTTTTAAACCCGGAGACGGTCGAAAAAGATCTAGCCCACTTGTTCCAAAACTCTGCAAACCTAAAAGAGATCATTACACCTGCGTATAACGAACATTTGTGGGTCGCACCGTCTAGCATGCGTTTGGCGGAAATGGAAACAGTTTCAGTGAACTCAGTAGAGGCTCCTTATATTTTAAGAGACTCGCTTTCGACGATCAAAGAATTTGATTTTGTGATTATTGACTGCCCCCCTTCCCTTTCTATCTTCACGGTAAACAGTCTTGTAGCAGCTAACTATGTTCTCATCCCTCTCCAGGCAGAAAAATTCTCAATGGATGGAATTATGGGATTACAACAAACCATTTCTTCGATCAAAAAAAGAATCAATCCAGACCTGGAAATTTTGGGTGCCCTCATCACCCAACTCAAACCTCAGACATTGCTTACGAAAACCATCCTCCCCGTATTGACAAAATACTTCCGCATCTTTGACCATACGATTTCTGACGGGGTGGCCATCGGGGAAAGCCACCTGGCAAAAAAATCAGTCTTCGACTACAACAAAACTTCACGTCAGTCCCAAGAGTATGAAGGTTTTATTGAGGAGGTTTTAAATGAGCTTAAAAAGTAA
- a CDS encoding ParB/RepB/Spo0J family partition protein → MSLKSKRLGTLADIYQAENLDGTIRTIRMDRIQPSEHQPRQERKKGVEELAQTLKADGLLQPIIVSKGEKEGNYKIIAGERRYHAAKSLGWAEIECKILNRPDKEIYKLAVIENLQRENLSPYEEVDALLFLKNSHNYTDQELGDLFGKSRSYMTEVLSITSMSKEDLEKCKKNEIYNKNLLVQAAQAAKKGSLDDFLTLFHKGALKTVKDAKDFNKQVKSGETNLAKNSAYSGYKIRRTGTGIQILSEDEILLGDIYKFIRKELTKKYGDSA, encoded by the coding sequence ATGAGCTTAAAAAGTAAACGCCTCGGAACTCTCGCTGATATCTATCAGGCAGAAAATTTAGATGGGACCATTCGGACCATCCGAATGGACAGGATTCAACCTTCAGAACACCAACCAAGGCAGGAAAGAAAAAAGGGAGTTGAGGAACTGGCCCAAACCTTAAAGGCAGACGGGTTATTGCAACCCATCATAGTCTCCAAAGGGGAAAAAGAAGGGAATTATAAAATCATAGCAGGAGAGAGGAGGTATCACGCTGCGAAGTCTCTCGGTTGGGCGGAAATTGAATGTAAGATTTTAAACCGACCTGATAAAGAAATTTATAAATTAGCAGTCATTGAAAACCTCCAAAGAGAGAACTTGTCCCCTTATGAAGAGGTGGATGCCCTCTTATTTCTGAAAAACTCACATAACTATACCGACCAGGAACTCGGAGATCTATTCGGGAAAAGTCGTAGTTATATGACGGAAGTCCTTTCGATTACCTCTATGTCCAAAGAAGACCTGGAGAAATGTAAAAAGAACGAAATCTATAATAAGAACCTTTTGGTGCAGGCGGCCCAGGCTGCCAAAAAAGGAAGCCTGGATGACTTCCTTACCCTGTTTCATAAAGGAGCTCTTAAAACCGTAAAAGATGCCAAAGACTTTAATAAACAGGTCAAGTCTGGTGAGACAAATTTAGCAAAAAACTCTGCCTACTCCGGTTACAAAATCCGAAGGACTGGGACAGGCATTCAGATCTTATCTGAAGATGAAATCCTTTTGGGTGATATATACAAGTTCATCCGAAAAGAACTAACGAAAAAATACGGGGACTCGGCATAA
- a CDS encoding helix-turn-helix domain-containing protein: MTDIIDSGVWAGLSHAAKTLYPVLLKFSDYNFKPVWPNTETLMRLTGFKTKKSIVSAKKELTKAGLLYQVPGSGRTSTRYHFSFHYEGSKITPLGDANISLRGSESESPEGSKPVGQGGASGTPNHINITISNTNHVPPTAAAGDLSKEKEEKKAFESLVELFGPEIALEAYKKAVSLHMESNVSYVQSLCRELISMQRQEVLKTEQKPSGNETLSHPASWVGFLSWASKELTQSSLHQLEKVQVQIDGNVIVVTSTLQGHLRQIVNMYFTERVKPAVLVVFSEKEEGSRLSEIR; this comes from the coding sequence ATGACCGACATCATAGATTCTGGTGTTTGGGCTGGCCTTTCCCATGCGGCCAAAACACTTTACCCAGTTCTATTGAAATTCAGTGACTACAATTTCAAACCAGTTTGGCCCAATACGGAAACGTTGATGCGGCTTACCGGGTTCAAAACAAAAAAATCCATTGTCTCTGCAAAAAAGGAGCTCACAAAAGCAGGTTTACTCTACCAGGTTCCCGGCAGTGGTAGAACTTCCACCAGATATCACTTTTCCTTCCATTACGAGGGTTCCAAAATTACCCCTCTGGGAGATGCAAATATATCCCTCAGAGGTTCCGAATCAGAATCCCCTGAGGGATCAAAACCTGTCGGTCAGGGGGGTGCGAGCGGGACCCCTAACCATATTAATATAACTATATCTAATACAAACCATGTACCACCTACCGCTGCGGCAGGAGACCTTAGTAAAGAAAAAGAAGAGAAAAAAGCTTTTGAATCTTTAGTCGAACTTTTCGGTCCCGAAATTGCTTTAGAGGCCTATAAGAAGGCAGTTTCTCTACATATGGAATCCAATGTATCCTATGTACAATCCCTTTGCCGAGAACTTATCTCCATGCAAAGACAGGAAGTGCTTAAAACTGAGCAAAAGCCATCAGGGAACGAAACCCTTTCTCACCCTGCTTCTTGGGTCGGCTTTTTATCTTGGGCAAGCAAAGAACTCACTCAATCTTCTTTACACCAGTTAGAAAAGGTGCAGGTCCAAATCGATGGGAATGTGATTGTCGTAACTTCGACTTTGCAAGGGCATCTTCGCCAAATTGTGAATATGTATTTTACGGAGCGAGTAAAACCCGCAGTTCTTGTTGTATTTTCTGAGAAAGAAGAAGGATCGCGACTCAGTGAAATTCGATAG
- a CDS encoding discoidin domain-containing protein, giving the protein MKDHLIRTSHPYSLPIKSVSTTGTFEVKNEEFLSFFEEKEQSSLSSIIFQFDDVVYFNGIELLPGKDGLDFFPDSFRFELSHDGKYWEPILQESSFRKSFKTSAKWLFSLTSARYVKFVSKISRKASNGKNRISFGQLKILITGVQSIQASSELDRLYVKENLFDTRPDYGWSSKKKEEPEEEYLILDMGSVNRIEEMRMLTKNDPITNFPERFVAYYSEDDITWHQLHEENFFLSEPGTWYKWRFSAVNLRFLKLVFIQEKQQNKKDYVTEVIELELYSSPDKKDYGGPTREPLPYASVLRSGIIRLAVDGEVKEGVVVQANDRRLRDATTEYRGIVELASDGEEKPGVAVQGNDKRLKIATELTHGLVRLSRSGEARPGLVVQSDDERLRNASTEHPGIVELALDGETRPGVAVQGNDSRLRVATKKSIGLVQLADAGEVAVDKVVTGDDPRLRDATNTSKGIVQLAPNGGEEPGTVVQGNDKRLKHASTELHGIVQLAHSGETKPGTVVQGDDKRLAKAGFQDAGIVLLANHGEAVPGKVVLSDDPRLSDKRDPKPHTHPYAEKEHDFNSHTGLLKITGEAEASSKGFVPPQTNDAIIYGKNTKVGTGVVGVSSGTGVTGFGDSVGVYGISKGKSGKQSAGILGAGTTAPGGRFLSQSDFALVVEGKGIPEMELPGSGKAIYANGESLFEGNLRITKEGGEECIARYFRLDGKDVVTAGDLLVATEEPGVLGRSKHPYSTNVIGVCVSNAHVVFGKQEKAVEYVLVALLGITKIHVDASQVPIYPGDLLVSGLASGQAVKADPSKLKPGMLVAKAIEACKRDKGNILCMLTFS; this is encoded by the coding sequence ATGAAAGATCATTTAATACGCACAAGCCACCCCTACTCTCTACCTATCAAATCAGTTTCTACTACGGGAACTTTCGAAGTTAAAAATGAAGAATTTTTATCCTTTTTTGAAGAAAAGGAGCAGTCCTCACTTTCCTCGATCATCTTTCAATTTGATGATGTGGTTTATTTCAATGGGATTGAGCTTTTACCAGGCAAAGACGGGTTGGACTTTTTCCCCGATTCCTTTCGGTTTGAATTATCCCATGATGGAAAGTATTGGGAACCTATTTTACAGGAATCCTCATTTAGAAAATCTTTTAAAACTTCTGCTAAATGGCTTTTTTCTCTTACTAGCGCTCGTTATGTGAAGTTTGTTTCTAAAATTTCAAGAAAGGCCAGTAACGGAAAAAACCGGATTAGTTTTGGTCAATTAAAGATTCTGATCACAGGAGTGCAGTCCATCCAAGCAAGTTCGGAACTGGACAGACTCTATGTAAAAGAAAATCTTTTTGATACAAGACCTGATTATGGTTGGTCCTCTAAAAAGAAAGAAGAACCTGAAGAAGAGTATTTAATTTTAGATATGGGTTCGGTGAATCGCATTGAAGAGATGCGGATGCTTACCAAAAATGATCCGATCACTAATTTCCCGGAAAGGTTTGTCGCATATTATAGCGAAGATGATATTACTTGGCACCAACTCCATGAAGAGAACTTCTTTTTGTCTGAACCAGGTACTTGGTATAAGTGGAGGTTCTCCGCTGTCAACTTACGATTTCTTAAATTAGTTTTTATCCAAGAAAAACAACAAAATAAAAAAGACTACGTAACGGAAGTCATTGAACTTGAGTTATATTCTAGTCCTGATAAAAAAGATTACGGTGGACCAACAAGAGAACCCCTACCTTATGCTTCTGTCCTTAGGTCAGGAATCATTCGCCTTGCTGTGGATGGAGAGGTAAAAGAAGGTGTTGTGGTTCAGGCCAATGACAGGCGCCTTCGGGATGCTACTACGGAATATCGTGGAATTGTGGAACTGGCATCTGACGGGGAAGAAAAACCTGGGGTTGCGGTCCAAGGAAATGATAAACGCCTAAAAATCGCCACTGAACTCACACATGGTTTAGTTCGATTATCCAGAAGTGGAGAAGCAAGGCCTGGGCTTGTTGTCCAGTCAGATGATGAACGTTTGCGTAATGCTTCTACCGAACATCCAGGGATCGTGGAGCTTGCGTTAGATGGTGAAACTCGTCCCGGTGTGGCCGTTCAAGGGAATGATTCTCGTCTTCGAGTTGCTACTAAAAAATCAATTGGTTTAGTTCAACTTGCCGATGCGGGAGAAGTTGCCGTTGATAAAGTGGTTACCGGTGATGATCCAAGGCTCAGAGATGCTACTAACACTTCCAAAGGTATTGTACAATTGGCGCCAAATGGTGGTGAAGAACCAGGTACAGTAGTTCAAGGAAACGATAAACGTCTTAAACATGCGAGCACAGAATTACATGGAATTGTGCAACTTGCGCATTCAGGAGAAACAAAACCAGGCACTGTCGTTCAAGGAGATGACAAACGTTTGGCGAAAGCAGGATTCCAAGATGCGGGAATTGTGTTACTGGCAAATCATGGAGAAGCGGTTCCTGGTAAGGTTGTTCTTTCTGATGACCCGAGGCTTTCTGATAAGAGGGATCCAAAACCGCATACACATCCTTATGCAGAAAAAGAACATGATTTTAATTCACATACAGGTCTTTTAAAAATCACAGGGGAAGCTGAAGCAAGTTCTAAAGGTTTTGTACCCCCACAAACAAATGACGCTATCATTTACGGAAAAAATACAAAAGTAGGAACAGGCGTTGTGGGGGTATCCTCTGGAACCGGTGTCACTGGGTTTGGGGATTCTGTGGGAGTGTATGGGATTTCCAAAGGAAAATCCGGGAAACAATCGGCGGGAATTTTGGGTGCCGGCACTACGGCACCAGGTGGTAGGTTTCTCTCTCAATCAGATTTTGCTTTAGTTGTTGAGGGGAAAGGAATTCCTGAGATGGAACTTCCTGGTTCGGGGAAGGCTATTTATGCGAATGGAGAGTCTTTATTTGAAGGGAACCTCCGCATAACAAAAGAAGGTGGCGAGGAATGTATTGCTCGTTATTTTAGATTGGATGGAAAGGATGTTGTGACTGCGGGAGATCTTCTTGTTGCTACAGAAGAACCTGGTGTTTTAGGAAGATCAAAACACCCCTACTCTACCAATGTAATCGGTGTCTGTGTTTCCAATGCCCATGTGGTTTTTGGAAAACAAGAAAAGGCGGTTGAATATGTTCTTGTGGCACTTCTTGGAATAACCAAAATTCACGTGGATGCATCGCAAGTTCCCATTTATCCGGGAGACCTTTTGGTTTCAGGACTTGCTTCTGGTCAGGCGGTGAAGGCTGATCCTTCAAAATTAAAACCTGGGATGCTTGTGGCTAAGGCCATTGAGGCTTGTAAACGAGACAAAGGAAACATCCTTTGTATGTTAACCTTCTCCTAA
- a CDS encoding 1,4-dihydroxy-6-naphthoate synthase, with protein MISLAYSPCPNDTFLFYHLIRNTNYPVKEELYDVENLNEFAFQGKFPVTKLSFAAYFHIIDKYILLETGSALGRGCGPILIRKKNSKTDLSNYKKLYIPGKLTTANLLLSLYTNGKQNPTPLRYDEIIPRVMTEDDSLGVIIHEERFTYEARGMEKVVDLGEWWEQSTGYPIPLGAIAIRRDIPREEALRFQSNLRQSLSDAYKEPKEMMDYIRTNSQNKEDAVIKSHINLYVNEFTKTLGQEGHGAVEYLLQRAIEAGFIKKPTSLPLFLGEG; from the coding sequence ATGATCTCTCTTGCTTATTCCCCATGTCCCAATGACACTTTCCTCTTCTACCACCTGATCCGTAATACAAATTACCCAGTAAAAGAAGAACTATACGATGTAGAAAATTTAAACGAATTTGCTTTCCAAGGGAAATTTCCTGTCACCAAACTTTCCTTTGCTGCTTATTTTCATATCATTGATAAATACATTTTACTCGAAACCGGATCTGCACTAGGAAGAGGATGCGGCCCGATACTCATCCGAAAGAAAAATTCCAAAACAGATCTTTCTAATTATAAAAAACTCTATATCCCAGGGAAATTAACCACAGCAAACCTTCTATTATCCTTATATACCAATGGAAAACAGAACCCAACCCCATTACGTTATGATGAGATCATCCCCAGAGTAATGACTGAGGATGATAGCCTTGGGGTGATCATTCACGAGGAACGTTTTACTTATGAAGCCAGAGGTATGGAAAAGGTAGTGGACCTTGGGGAATGGTGGGAACAATCAACAGGATATCCTATCCCACTAGGTGCGATAGCCATTCGACGAGACATTCCAAGAGAAGAAGCACTCAGGTTCCAATCCAACTTGAGACAAAGCTTAAGTGATGCATACAAAGAGCCAAAAGAAATGATGGATTACATTCGAACTAATTCACAAAACAAAGAAGATGCGGTAATCAAATCTCATATCAATTTATATGTAAATGAATTCACAAAAACTTTAGGGCAAGAAGGCCACGGTGCAGTGGAGTATCTTTTACAAAGAGCAATTGAGGCGGGGTTTATTAAAAAACCCACCTCTTTACCTTTATTTTTAGGAGAAGGTTAA
- a CDS encoding AZOBR_p60025 family cell surface glycopolymer formation protein translates to MQNGRVKQRQLWFLLVFFLLGVGALIYYKTAPYEHSLSALIGIWEGFYEINPNLVDSQFVIYKSGGYDGQFFYFLAKDMFVGGDWDLIVDSYHFRFHRMGLSLFVGLFSSIFGFSHYPLVTLLFLFVVFSLSVFSLFSLLPDSKKWLVIFYLFSPFSLNANLLLVADSLFVSFGIIAFYFFTNKKDLLAVFFFLLMVITRELGILFLIPIVFNALTEKKWEKMALYSIPGIVFVCLVGYGLIQPPNHLGTNPLGFRDMTDFPLFGFFKSFMENGSFQFKPKEFPKVLFFISFLALSIASIQSLKDSFSKNINILVPIFGSLFVILIAEEGYWRSFDNLSRMFTLILPFTLLLEDAYKKPFIRLFLGISITLFLFLIIRILWITPHKEYFLSL, encoded by the coding sequence TTGCAAAATGGAAGAGTGAAGCAGCGCCAACTTTGGTTTCTATTGGTTTTTTTCCTTTTGGGAGTAGGGGCACTTATCTACTATAAAACAGCACCCTATGAACATTCCCTTTCTGCCCTTATTGGGATTTGGGAAGGTTTCTATGAAATCAATCCAAACCTCGTTGATTCCCAGTTTGTGATCTACAAATCGGGAGGTTATGACGGTCAGTTTTTCTATTTTCTCGCAAAAGATATGTTTGTCGGTGGTGATTGGGATCTCATTGTCGATTCTTATCATTTTCGTTTTCACAGAATGGGACTTTCTTTATTCGTTGGTCTATTTTCTTCCATTTTTGGATTCTCTCATTATCCCTTGGTTACTCTTCTTTTTTTGTTCGTAGTTTTTTCTCTTTCCGTATTCAGCTTGTTTTCATTACTTCCGGATTCAAAAAAATGGTTGGTTATCTTTTATCTATTTTCACCTTTCTCTTTAAATGCAAATCTACTCCTTGTTGCAGATTCACTTTTTGTTAGTTTTGGAATCATAGCTTTCTACTTTTTCACAAATAAAAAAGACCTACTCGCTGTTTTCTTTTTCCTACTTATGGTAATCACAAGAGAGTTAGGGATTTTGTTTCTTATACCCATTGTTTTCAATGCGCTTACAGAAAAAAAATGGGAAAAGATGGCTCTTTATTCCATTCCAGGCATCGTATTTGTTTGTTTGGTGGGATATGGATTAATCCAACCGCCAAACCACCTAGGGACAAATCCTCTCGGGTTTCGAGATATGACAGACTTTCCTTTATTTGGTTTTTTTAAAAGTTTTATGGAAAATGGATCTTTCCAATTCAAACCCAAAGAATTCCCAAAGGTTCTTTTTTTCATTTCCTTTTTAGCTTTATCCATTGCCAGCATCCAATCACTCAAAGATTCCTTTTCTAAAAATATAAATATACTTGTCCCCATTTTTGGAAGCCTCTTTGTCATACTCATTGCCGAAGAGGGGTATTGGAGATCGTTTGATAATCTAAGTAGAATGTTCACATTAATTTTGCCATTTACACTACTATTAGAGGATGCCTATAAAAAACCGTTTATCCGTTTATTTCTTGGAATATCAATTACCTTGTTTTTATTTTTAATCATTCGAATTTTATGGATCACACCTCACAAGGAGTACTTTTTATCCCTATGA
- a CDS encoding magnesium transporter MgtE N-terminal domain-containing protein — protein MKEVLVTIQSVYQYLEKLGPKKSFQILKNLGYEKLLSLTGKVPKERLIVLTQKLSEDTVVELVKQIPEKILVEMIRENDDDDLVYFIHSLPMEDLALVSRSIPPHDVGLLAKTLGKETSVEILKTLGIEKSIALLKEIPMKDFLWLVDEIQVGLVIQLVSELSVADCKKWIKQRGLAELPILVKFFGVSNALKIFKKLGMNQALEMMHLLGTREMLELSLILSGMQLDEKNIPALVQLKPDDLTSKKKTKQTPKKKQIPKKKKTSKR, from the coding sequence ATGAAAGAAGTTCTCGTAACAATCCAAAGTGTATATCAGTATTTAGAAAAACTTGGCCCCAAAAAATCTTTTCAGATTTTGAAAAATCTCGGTTACGAGAAGTTACTTTCCTTAACAGGAAAGGTCCCTAAAGAAAGGCTCATTGTCCTGACGCAAAAGTTAAGTGAGGATACAGTCGTTGAGTTGGTAAAACAAATCCCAGAAAAAATTCTCGTTGAGATGATCCGCGAAAATGATGACGATGATTTGGTTTATTTTATTCACTCCCTTCCAATGGAAGATTTGGCTCTTGTTTCTCGGAGTATTCCTCCTCATGATGTGGGTCTACTTGCAAAAACTTTAGGCAAAGAAACAAGCGTAGAAATTCTGAAAACTTTAGGAATTGAAAAGTCCATTGCTCTTTTAAAAGAAATTCCGATGAAAGATTTTCTTTGGTTGGTGGATGAAATTCAAGTAGGTCTGGTCATTCAACTTGTGAGTGAACTTTCAGTGGCGGATTGTAAAAAGTGGATCAAACAACGTGGGTTAGCGGAGCTTCCAATTCTTGTCAAATTTTTTGGTGTTAGTAATGCTTTGAAGATTTTTAAAAAACTCGGAATGAACCAAGCATTAGAAATGATGCATTTACTTGGAACAAGGGAAATGTTAGAACTTTCTTTGATTTTGTCTGGAATGCAGTTGGATGAAAAGAACATTCCAGCTTTAGTTCAATTGAAACCTGATGATTTGACTTCAAAGAAAAAAACTAAACAAACACCTAAGAAAAAACAGATCCCTAAAAAGAAAAAAACTTCTAAGCGTTGA
- a CDS encoding PAS domain-containing sensor histidine kinase produces MIQICITSRLSSLPVVVAYKKGYFEEFGVKVTLHVNTHHKAIMPLLDAGRVEAGEVPTIAYLQDSFLKKSKLKRIYKGIYLYHSPLSFYSRFQFKPEDLTRNKAYILPVPHQYSVERLFAEKFLEEYAPKNPVKVRYIDTPGFLEEKEFLKPSCLGLVSDPFSSPFLRNFQDFANTLELPILELKSFYPSTLLAFSGDAVLKTGREVSGVLLAVKKAIDLLQNTNQLSQGNLWEDLQLSHFYPHLRVGETKNLLNSHPLIQKGIFSYKGDATTLYPLLKDVYFRLIRRVIQPDAVKAAFDFDEILSALEPKKLFDVRKLSSFQEPKETKLHAPSQINYRKLNAVRHLIVDVNSVVLDILQGNYNSRLNSDETLQLDNRVKVLVNSMLDSFNAKLELQREEITELENLISILEIKLDRSAVDLQYSEEKYRYLFEFSREAIALVDADTGSILEANNQFRLLTGYTRGDITKMNIEDIILGNQVSNQLRFGTDLSSDTMLSLPDVEILAKDGNKLEVDISFTSILLSPKKRYQVQFRPNSERKEQERLQHEFISNVSHELRSPMTNIRGYLEFFKSDTTLPFNTEHKNMLEVIDKNAKRLSFLIENLLKLTTSREKDKEAEVVEIFDPVPVIEDVIHMNSHLAKGKPIEWDLSLKKGFYLRGIKFEFSQIITNLYVNALKYTFKGKIGISIRETNGKIEITVEDTGIGIDPNFKNQIFDRFFRIPSSDNKKIGGTGLGLSIVKSLVDKMSGEIFVESKMGEGSKFTIYFPKVNINA; encoded by the coding sequence GTGATCCAGATTTGTATAACAAGTCGTCTTAGTTCCTTACCAGTTGTAGTCGCATACAAAAAGGGTTACTTTGAAGAATTCGGTGTCAAAGTAACTCTTCATGTCAACACGCACCATAAGGCAATCATGCCATTACTGGACGCTGGTCGGGTAGAAGCTGGTGAAGTTCCTACCATTGCTTATTTACAAGACAGTTTTTTAAAAAAATCCAAACTCAAACGAATCTATAAAGGGATTTATCTTTACCACTCTCCACTTTCCTTCTATTCAAGATTTCAATTCAAACCAGAAGATCTGACAAGAAACAAAGCTTATATATTACCTGTCCCACATCAATACTCCGTCGAGAGGCTTTTTGCTGAAAAATTTCTTGAAGAATATGCGCCCAAAAATCCAGTTAAAGTTCGTTACATTGACACTCCAGGTTTTTTAGAAGAAAAAGAATTTCTAAAACCCTCTTGTTTAGGTTTGGTTTCAGATCCATTTTCAAGCCCATTCCTTAGAAACTTCCAAGACTTTGCCAATACACTTGAATTACCGATATTAGAATTAAAATCTTTTTACCCTTCCACCTTGCTTGCGTTTAGCGGTGATGCTGTTTTAAAAACAGGAAGAGAAGTTTCGGGAGTTCTTCTTGCGGTAAAAAAAGCCATAGACCTTTTACAAAACACAAATCAATTGAGCCAAGGAAATTTATGGGAAGACCTTCAACTTTCCCATTTTTACCCACATCTTAGAGTAGGGGAAACGAAGAATCTTCTAAACTCCCATCCCCTCATTCAAAAAGGTATTTTCTCTTACAAAGGTGATGCCACAACACTCTATCCACTTTTAAAAGATGTATATTTCCGATTGATTCGTAGGGTCATCCAACCCGACGCCGTAAAAGCCGCTTTTGATTTTGACGAAATCCTATCAGCCCTTGAGCCAAAAAAATTATTTGATGTGCGGAAACTAAGTTCTTTCCAAGAGCCAAAAGAAACAAAGTTACACGCTCCTTCTCAAATCAACTACAGAAAACTCAATGCAGTAAGGCATCTCATTGTCGACGTCAACTCAGTCGTATTGGATATACTTCAAGGAAACTATAATTCAAGATTAAATTCAGACGAAACTTTGCAATTAGACAACCGAGTCAAAGTTCTCGTAAACTCAATGTTAGACTCATTTAACGCCAAATTAGAACTACAAAGAGAAGAGATCACAGAACTCGAAAACCTAATTTCAATTTTAGAAATCAAACTTGACCGCTCCGCAGTAGACCTTCAATACTCGGAAGAAAAATACAGATATCTATTTGAATTTTCCAGAGAAGCCATTGCCCTTGTAGACGCCGATACAGGAAGCATTTTAGAAGCAAACAACCAGTTTCGATTGTTAACTGGTTATACTCGTGGTGATATCACGAAAATGAATATTGAAGACATTATCCTTGGCAACCAAGTATCTAACCAACTCAGGTTTGGAACTGACCTCTCTTCTGATACAATGTTATCACTTCCCGATGTGGAAATCCTCGCCAAAGATGGAAACAAACTAGAAGTAGATATTAGTTTCACATCCATCCTACTTTCTCCAAAGAAACGATACCAAGTTCAATTTCGTCCCAATTCAGAAAGAAAAGAACAAGAAAGACTACAACACGAATTTATTTCCAATGTGAGTCACGAACTAAGAAGCCCGATGACAAACATCAGAGGGTATTTAGAATTTTTTAAATCCGATACAACATTACCATTTAACACCGAACACAAAAATATGTTAGAGGTAATCGATAAAAATGCAAAAAGACTTAGTTTTTTAATCGAAAATCTATTAAAGTTAACCACATCAAGAGAAAAAGACAAAGAAGCCGAAGTAGTCGAAATTTTTGATCCTGTTCCTGTAATCGAAGATGTAATTCACATGAACTCTCATCTTGCCAAAGGAAAACCTATCGAATGGGATTTATCACTCAAAAAAGGTTTTTACTTACGTGGAATCAAATTTGAATTTTCACAAATCATAACCAACCTTTACGTGAATGCACTAAAATACACATTCAAAGGAAAAATTGGAATCTCCATTCGTGAAACCAATGGGAAAATTGAAATCACAGTAGAAGATACAGGAATAGGAATCGACCCAAATTTTAAAAACCAAATCTTCGATCGTTTCTTTCGTATTCCATCTTCGGATAACAAAAAAATTGGTGGGACAGGACTTGGATTGTCTATTGTCAAGTCACTAGTGGACAAAATGTCCGGTGAAATATTTGTCGAAAGCAAAATGGGAGAAGGAAGCAAATTCACCATTTACTTCCCGAAAGTGAATATCAACGCTTAG